AGCTTAAAAACGCTGGTTTCGCAAATGAACTTGATGAGTTTTTTAAAACGCATAAGATAGTGGTTGAAAAAAATATCCCTATGGGAGCTGGACTTGGCGGTGGTAGTTCAAATGCTGCGACATTTTTACTAATCGCAAATGATGAGTTAAATTTAAATCTAAGTCGTGAGCGTTTAAGCCAAATCGGTGCTAATATCGGTGCTGATGTGGCATTTTTTGTAAGTGGTTTTAGGGCAGCAAATGTCAGTGGTATCGGTGAAATAGTGCGTGAGTTTGATGACGATATACCGAGCTTAGAGCTTTTTACGCCTGACGTTTTTTGCTCAACACCTACAGTCTATAAAAAATTTAGAGATAATTTTATACAAAATATCGATCTAAACTTGGCAAATAAATTTATAAATTTAAGCTCGATAGAGCTTTTAAAAAACTATAAAAACAGTGAATTAAACGACCTTTATAAACCTTGCATCGCTCTGTATCCAGAGCTTAAAATTTATAAAGATAAATTTTTAAGTGGCAGCGGTAGCTCAATGTTTAGTATTAAAAATGGATAAAAAATGATAAAAGAGTTAGCCAAAAATAAAAAAGCACTTCATGATTTTAGCATACTTGAAACTTACGAGGCTGGAATCGTACTAAAAGGTAGCGAGGTTAAAGCACTACGTGCTGGGCGTGCAAATTTAAAAGATAGCTTCGTGCGGATAATACGAAGTGAGATTTTTTTATTAAATGCACACATAAGTCATTTAAATACTACAAATTCGCACTTTCGCCCTGATGAGCGGGCAGCCAGAAAACTACTAATGCATAGAAAACAAATCGATAAACTGTTTGGTAGCGTTACGCAAGATGGATTAACAATGGTTGCCCTTTCACTGTATTTAAGCGATAAAAATATCGTCAAGGCACGAATCGCACTAGCGAAAGGTAAAAATTTACATGATAAGCGTGAAACACTCAAAAAACGCGAAGCAGACCTTGAAGCACGTGCTGCAATGAAAAAATTTATATAAAATAAGGAAAAATATGAAAAAAATTTTAACTTTTATAGTTGCAAGTTTAGTGGTATTTTTACTAGGTTGCAGTAAAGAAGAGCAACCTGTAACACAAAATTTCAAGGAATTCACGCAAGGTGAAGAGATTATACTAAAAGGTGTCGCACAAGGTGAAATAACTCTAGTTCGAAAAAATGATGGTTTTGTGATAAAAGGCGATGAAGGTAAAGTTATAATGATCGATATATTTGGCACTTTCTGTCCGCCTTGCCAAAAAGAGGCTCCCGAGATAATGCACTATCAGATAGAAAATATAGACAAATTTAAGATAATTGGACTAACACACTTTGAAAATGTAACCAATGAATATGTTCAAAAAGAGTTTGTCCAAAAATACAACGCTTATTATTTTATCACAAACGATCAAAAGATAAACAATCGCTTAGTAGAGCAAATAGTGCGAGATATAGACTATAAACACGAGATTGCACTGCCATTTAAAGTTGTGATAAAAGATGGGAAATATCAAATTTTAACTGATATCGATAGTGGAAAATTTGGCGTTCATTACTATCTTGGTGGGATAAAAATGAATAGTATGAAACAAGATTTAGAGAGAATTTACACTACAAATTAAATTTGTATTATTTTTGGAATAGTTTTTGCTTATTAAAACTTGAAGTCAGCTAGAATTTTAATACAAAATTGTATTTTAGTTGCTAAGAGATAAATTTATAAAAAGGTTTAAAATGTTTGTTTTACAAAGTTCAAAGTCTCGCCCATTAGTTGAAGCTGCGATGGCAGGACGAGAACTACGACAAAAACTCATCGCTGGCAATATCTCAAACATAGACACGCCATTTTATAAAGCAAGAGATATAAATTTTGAAGACACTTTAAGAGAAAAAGCCAATGAAATTTATAACAAATCAAGTGCAAAAACACTAAAACTAGCCCAAACAGACGATCAGCATATACCAATGCTTGACTTTCCACAAAGCGATAAAGCACAGATATTTTTACGCGATGGGCATATGGCTAGAAATGACGCAAACACAGTAGATTTAGATATCGAAACAACAGAACTTAGTAAAAATAGCATAATGTTAAGTGCCCTTGATAGTGCCTATAAAGCTAACGGAACGATATTTAAAAACGTTATAGATGCAAGTGGAAAAATTTAGGAGTAAATATGTCGTATCTTAATGATTTTGATATAAGTGGATATGGACTAAGTGCACAGCGTTTTAGGATGAATGTCATCAGCTCAAACATAGCAAATGCCCAGACTACACGCACGGCAGAAGGTGGCCCGTACAGAAGACAAGAGGTTATATTTAAAGCGGTTGATTTTAATAAAATTTTAAACGAAGAGCTTAAAAACTCAGATAGTTTGTTAAGATATGAAAATCCAATTAACGATCCAGATGCTCCTAAAAACGCACATCCATCGCTTATGAGTGTAATTGTAGATAAAGTCGTCAGAGATGACAAGGATTTTCAGCTTAAATATGATCCAAGCCATCCAGATGCAAATGCAAATGGCTATGTAGCGTTTCCAAATATCAATCCAGTAATAGAAATGAGCGATCTAGTCGAAGCCACAAGAGCATATCAGGCAAATGTCGCAGCATTTCAAAGTGCAAAAACTATCGCTCAAAGTGCGATACAACTTATATCAGGATCATAAAAATGTTAAGCCAATTAGATAAAATAAATAATATATCAAATCTACAAAATAATAAAAAAATTAGTCCAACACAAAATAGTGATGACTTTGCAAGCGTGCTAAACAACTCACTAAAAGAGCTAAATGAAGTGCAAGTAAATGCCGATAAAGCTATCGCTGATCTAGCTACTGGAGAAGTTAAAGATTTGCATCAAGCAGCCCTTGCTATCGGCAAAGCAGATGTTAGTATGAAGCTAATGCTTGAAATTCGCAATAAAGCACTAAGTGCATACAAAGAGATCTCAAGAACTCAAATTTAATAAAGTTTTATGAACTCCAAAAAATCAAAAATAACTATACTTTTTATATTTATAACGCTTGGCATACTTCTGTTTGTTAGCGTTATATTTTATCGTGCAACTATAGAAAGACGTCTACCACGCCTACAAACTAGTGAAATAAACACTGCTTTGCGTGGCAATATTATCACAAAAGACGGATTTAGCGTCTCTTCGAGTCAAAAACTATATAAAGTAATGGTAGATACACGCAATATCGATCCAAATAAAAAAGATATGTTTATAAAGCTGTATTCTCTTTATAGTGGTGATGATCCAGCAAAGGTCAGAAAGATCATAAACTCCACAAAGGGACAAGTAACACTATCTTATAAGATCGACGCAAAAGGTGCTGTCTATCTGCAAGAACTCGCTAGAAAGCTAAACCGCAAAAGCATACTCATCTCATATCAAGATCCAAAAACCGGTCTAGCATCATTTCAAGGTATGAGTATCGTTGAGAGTGGTGAAAGCAGGGGTTATATGACTCAAAAAGCACTTACTCCAGCACTAGGATATGTCAAAAAAGTCGAAAAAAACGGAATAACAAAGACAACCGGTGTAAAAGGTGTCGAAAAATTTTATGAAGATTTTTTAGCCCCTATTCAAGATGCTAAAATTTTAGGACCACGTGACATCGGTAGCAATATCATACTAACAAGCGATTCAAATTTAGCAAATCGCATCGACGGCTACAATGCTGTATTATCGATACCGCTTAAATTTCAGACAAAAATAGAGCAAATGTTAGATGAAAGAAAAGAATTTTTAAATACAGACGAGATAGTTATCTGTATAATGGATAGCAAAACGGGCAAAATTTTATCGCTTGCTTCTAGTTCAAGATATGATCCATCAAATATTAAAAAGCAAGATTATAGTGCATTAAACTCAACAGCAACAGAATACGCCTATGAAATAGGCTCTGTATTTAAACCATTTATATTCGCTCTACTTCTTGAAGAGAAAAAAGTCAATCCACTAGAGATAGTAAATACTTACAACGGACGCTATCAACTAGGCAAAAGGATCATCAAAGACTCTCATCCAGAGCCATCTATGAGTGCCGAAGATATCATAACATACAGTTCAAACATAGGTATGATACAGCTTGCTCAACGATTAGATGGAACACAAATTTATAAAGGACTTTTAGGATTTGGATTCTCACGTAAAAGCGGTATAGATATGCCTTATGAGCAAGTAGGTATGCTCCCAACGGTCAATAAATTAAACTCATCAACATACAAAGCAACTGTTAGCTACGGATATGGATTACAAGCGACTTTTATGCAACTTTTAAAAGCATACAATGCGTTTAACAACAAAGGCATTGAAGTCATACCACACATTGTGGATTACTTAGAAAAAAATGGTAAAAAATTTGAAATCCCGCGAACAGAGCCACAACAAATCATCTCCCAAGAGACTGCAAAAGTAATGAAACGTATCTTAATAAAGGTCGTAGAAAAGGGGACTGGGCAAAAAACCTACACACCAGGGCTTGAGATCGGCGGTAAGACTGGCACCGCACATATCGCATCGGGCAAAGGTGGATATAGCAATAATTATAATGGCTCATTTTTTGGCTTTGTAAACGACACAAAAGGCAATAGCTACACTATAGGAGTTTTAGCCCGTAACCCTAAAAAGCCATATTATTACTTTGGTGCTCAAAGTGCGTTGCCTACATTTAAAAAAGCAGTGGATATCATGATTGAAGATGGCTATCTCGTACCAGACGCACAGATAATAGCCGACCTAGAAGCTAAAAAAGACAAACAAAAAAATAAAAAAAACGAAAAGCAGATCTTGGATTAATAATTTCTACCAAATTCTGCCAATATAGAGCCTAGATTGACGTTTGAGCTTGATGTTCTGGCTAGTTTTTGCTGTTTTTCAAGCAACGAGTTGTTAGATAGTGAACTTTGAAGCTCTTTTCTATAATCAGCCACAAGTTTTTCTAAAATTTTACTCAACTCAGTACGTTCATCTGTGCTCTTGCTAGGATCATTAAGCCCTAAAAGTTCAGTAAGCTCTTCTTTTTTCTGCTCTATTTTCTCATCTATTTTATCTAAATTTAGCTGACTTAGATAGCCATAAGCACCGAGTTCGCTTAACTTTTGCTTAAACTCTTCTACATCAGACGTACCAGAACTACTAGCTACCGCCTTATCAAGCGAGAGATTTAGTATATGTTCAAAGCTATCGCTTCGCTCTTTTGCCTTGTCTGCCTTAGTGGTTTTGGAACTACCAGCTTCCAATAGATAATCAACAATAGTCTTATTCTCTACTTGCATATATATCCTTTCTAAGATTTTATATATACAAGTACAAGCAATTTTTATTCCATTATATACTCAAGAATAAATTTAGCAAATTCATCACTATCATTAGGACAATAGACGACATCATAAAATTTAAATCCAAGCCATTTGGTTATACGCCTGTACTCAATACTTAACTCAAATACCGTCTCGGAGTTATCGATACAAAATGATAGCGGATATATGAGTGCTTTTTTACTTTCACAATCTTTTAGCACATCATTTAAGGATGGTTTTAGCCATTTCATAGGTCCAAGTCTTGACTGATATGCTAGTTTTATACTCTTAAATTTAGCTCCATTTTGCTCTAAAATTTTAGATATTCTACCCACGTGATCGTTTATGTGTTTTTCGTAAATATCGCCATTATCAATAATCTTTTGTGGTAAAGAGTGAGCTGAAAATACAAGATCTATATCTTTTAAATTTAACCCTTTTGCTTTTGCTAATATATTTTTTACGATTAGCTCATTGTATCTTGGTTCGTTATAAAATGGCTTAATAATTTTAACATTACTTTTTAACCCAAGCTCTTTAAATGCTACATTAAAGCTATTTAAGCTCGATGTTATTGTAGTAATAGAGTGGTGTGGATATAGTGGTAATACTATAATCTCATCAAAATTTATATATTTTTTAAGCACATCTTTTGTATATGGTGGCGTGTAGTTCATCGCATAATCAACCGCGTATCTGTCGCTAAAACTTAAAATTTTATCGCATAATGCTTGAGTTATATCACATATAGGAGATTTTCCACCGATATGTGCATAGTTACCCTGTGCTATTTTTAGTCGCTTTTTTGTTATCATAAAGGCTACAAATTTACGTAAAAATTTATTTTTTATACCCAAGATACAGGGGTCGTTAAACATATTTTTGAGAAAAATTTCAACTTCACTCATCTCCCTTGGGCCACCCATATTTAAAAGAAGCAAAAGCCTTTTCACGCAAACAACTCCTTTATTTTTATCGCATCATCAAGCGTCGAAAGCTCAGCACTATCGCCACTAATACAAAGATCAAAAAATGCATCGTATTGTGCCTTTATCTCGTTTTGATCAGTGTCTATCTTAAAATTTATCTGTCCGTTTTCATTTAGTTGATACAAACGATAATTTATAAGATCGCCAAAATATATTCCATTTTTTGCTGCAACTCTTATACTAAATCGACGAAATTGACTTGATAAGGAGTTTGTGATATTGACTAAAATTTGACTTTTTGACTTAAAATTTATTATCGAGTTATCAGATGAACGTGCATTTGTTCTATTTGTCTGCATACACGAAAAGTCGGCTATTTCGCTATTTATGATAGTTTTTGCAAGGTCGATATTACTAAGACTTATTTCATCTGTGATATTTGCATCAGGTTTTAGTAACATTTCAGAGATATTTATGCTATAAATTTCACTCTCTCTTAGCAATGCTTTTTGAAGTGACTTTATTACTGGATTAAACCGCTCTTTCATACCACTACAAACTCTAGTCTTATTTGTTATGGCTATATATTTCATCTCTTTTAACATACCTATATCTTTAAATATTGGATTTGCGATCAAGATATTTTGGCAGTATTTCGCACTCTGGATAAATGCCTCACTTAGCTCATTTGCCGATATACAAAGCACGATCGCTTGGGGTTGGGCAGTCTCTATAAAATTTTTAAAATCAGTGAAGCACTCTGCACGACAAAACTCATCGCAGCCATCTTTGTCAAAAACACCACAGATCTCAAAGACACTCGAACGTCGCAACTCACTATAATGCCTTTTACCGATGTCGTTAAAGCCAACTATGCCGATTTTAAGTTTCATCAAAGCCCTTTAAATTTTCTTCATTTTATTATTATACTTTTTAAGAGCTAAAACTGAGCTTTTTAATATAAACAAACGTAACTAAACTGCGTTTTATTAAAATTAACTATATTTTATAAACTTTCAAACGTTTTTTAGGTAAAATCTAGCAAAATTTAAATTTTTATTAGGATAATGTATGCAAAATTTAGACGTTAGACAAGCTTATTTAGACTTTTTTAAGAGTAAGGGTCACGAGGTAATCGCCTCTGCACCGCTAGTGCCAAACGATGCGACACTACTATTTACAAATGCCGGCATGGTGCCATTTAAGAGTATTTTTACAGGTGAGGTGCCACGCCCTACTCCACCTATTCGCACGAGCTGTCAGACCTGCATACGAGCTGGCGGTAAACACAACGACCTTGATAATGTCGGCTATACCGCACGTCATCACACATTTTTTGAGATGCTTGGTAACTTTAGCTTTGGCGAATACTTTAAAAAAGACGCAATTGCTTATGCGTGGGAGTTTGTAACTCAGGTGTTAAAACTACCTAAAGATCGCCTTTATGTAACGACTCACGAGAGTGACGACGAAGCCTATACACTTTGGCAAGAGCATATAAGCAAGGAGCGAATTTATAAATTTGGTGATAAGGATAACTTTTGGCAGATGGGTGATACTGGACCTTGTGGACCTTGTAGTGAAATTTTTTACGACCAAGGAGCGGAGTATTTTAATACAGACGAGGACTATATGGGTGGCGATGGCGACCGCTTTTTAGAGATTTGGAACTTAGTATTTATGCAATTTGAGCGAGATGCAAACGGTAAACTCACACCGCTACCAAAACCTAGCATTGACACTGGTATGGGGCTAGAGCGAGTTACGGCGATAATGCAAGGTAAATTTAGCAACTATGATAGCGATCTTTTTATGCCACTTATTAACGAAGTAGCAGGGCTTTGTGGTAAACCTTACGAGTATGAAAGTGGTGCTAGTTATAGAGTGATTAGTGATCACATCCGCTCGGTTACATTTTTGCTAGCACAAGGTATGACTTTTGATAAAGAGGGTCGCGGATATGTGCTTCGTAGAATTTTACGTCGAGCCGTTCGTCACGGATACTTTTTAGGCATAAAAGAGCCATTTATGTATAAACTAGTAGATAAACTCTGTGAGATAATGGGCGGACACTACACATATCTAAACGAGAAAAAAGATGTGGTTAAAGAGCAGATAAAGCTAGAAGAGGAGCGATTTTTAAGCACTATAGCAAGTGGGCTTGAGCTGTTTAATGCTGAACTTAAAAATTTAAAAGATGGCGTGTTTAGTGGAGAGGCAGCGTTTAAACTACATGACACCTACGGCTTTCCGCTTGATCTAACGCAAGATATGCTAAGAGATCGTGGTATACGTGTAGATGAAGCTAAATTTGATGAGCTAATGAATGAGCAAAAAGCAAACGCAAAAGCTGCATGGAAAGGTAGTGGCGACAAGATCGCAAAGGGTGACTTCAAGCAACTTTTAGATGAATTTGGCGAGAATAATTTTATAGGCTATGATACGCTTAATGCAAATTCTAAAATTTTAGCCTTGCTTGATGAAAATTACCAAAAAGTTTCAAATTTAAAAACAAATGAGTGTGGTTGGGTAATGTTAGATCATACGCCATTTTACGCTCAAAGTGGAGGACAGTGCGGTGATAGCGGTGAGCTTGTAAATAAGGCATATGTATTTGATACACAGAAATTTCATGGACTAAATTTATCTTATATAAAGACGAGTACGGATTTAAGTATAGGTGATGAGGTAAAAGCAGTCGTTAGCAATGAGCGTAGTGAGATTGCTCGTCATCATAGTGCAACACACCTACTTCACTCTGCACTTCGCAAAATTTTAGGCACTCATGTGGCACAAGCTGGTTCAAGCGTAGAGGCAACAAAACTAAGATTTGACTTCTCACATCCAAAGGCACTCACTAGCGATGAGTTAGATAAAATTGAGCAATTTGTCAATCAAGCCATAGCAAACGGTGCAGAAGCAAAGACTGAGATAATGGATATAGACGCTGCTAAAAATAGCGGTGCGATTGCACTATTTGGCGAGAAATATGAAGATAAAGTACGTGTACTAAGCTTTGGCAATGTCAGCAAAGAGCTTTGTGGCGGAACGCACGTAAAAAATATAAATGAAATAGGTGCATTTTTCATCACAAAAGAGAGTGGCGTAAGTGCAGGAATTAGACGCATAGAGGCAGTTTGCTCTAGTGCAGCACTAAATTTAGCACAGAGTTTTAGAAGCGAGATAAGTCAGATAAGAAACGAACTAAAAGGTGCAGAACCGATAGTCGCCATCAAAAAGCTAAAAGATGAGATAAGAGATCTAAAAGAACAGCTAAAACATATCGGTGACTCCCACGCTATCGTATTTACAAAGATAAACGAGATAAAACTTGCAGTTGCTATTATAGAAAATGGCGATATAAAGACGATGATAGATAACGCTAAAAATGCAGAAGAGCGTGTAGCTATACTGCTTATGCAAGTTAAGGATGATAAAATACTCATTGCAGCTGGTGTAAAAAATGCAAATATAAAAGCTGGTGAGTGGGTCAAGCTAACGGCTAATATCTTAGGCGGAAATGGCGGTGGTAGAGACGACTTTGCAACTGCTGGTGGTAAAAATTTACTACTTTTAAATGAGGCCTCAGAAAAAGCATTTGAATTTGCCAAGGAAAAACTAATCTAATGCAAAAATACGATATCGCATTTGCTCACCTTGACCAGATAATGCCATTTTTAAACATATCTTCAGCTGGTATGTTTATAGGTATGCAAGCTGGACTCATAATAGTTTGCAGATATTTTATGAGAGATAAATTTGATGATGAGTTTAAATATATAACAACACTAAATTTAATCAAACGTTTTAGTATATTTTTGGTTATTTTTTTAATCACTATTGCAACAACAAGTATCTTAACGGACGAAAGTGATAAACTAATAAAAATTGCAAACCCAATGGCAAATGCGATACTCACGACAAAATGGACACTTGAAACACTGCTTGCGATAAATATGACATATATATATTTTCAGTATAAAAAAGCTCTAAATGCATTGAGAAATAGAGAATTTATAGAACTAGATGAAATTTTAGTAGTCATTACCTATTATCTCGTTCCTTTTAACATAATAGTGTCACTCACAGCGGTATATTTAGGTATATCTTATAAGGATTTTTGATGATCATTTTAGCATCCAGCTCACCTACAAGAGCCAAAATTTTATCTGAAAACGGCATAGAATTTCAACAAATTTCATTTAACTTTGACGAAAGTGGCATATCAAAAACATATCCACCAAATATCTATGTCCAAATGGTAATCAAAGCGAAAAAAGAGCAATTTTTAAAAATATATCCAAATTTAAAAAACGTCCTTATCGCAGATAGCTGTGTCTCCTGCAATGATAAAATTTTAGGCAAAGCAAAAGACGAATGCCACGCACGCCAGATGTTAAAGCTTCAAAGTAATAATTTTGCTAGTGTATTTAGTGCATTCGTATTTATGGGTGAAAAATTTGAAGTAATAAATGTGAGCCAAACGCAGTATAAATTTGATAATTTTAGTGATGACGAGATCGATAAATACATAAAAAGTGGCGAGTATATAGGCAAGGCTGGTGCGATGATGGTTGAGGGCTTTAATAAAAATCATATAATCAAACAAATAGGCAATACAAACAATGCTCGTGGGCTAAATATCGAGCTTTTAAAGGCATTTTTATGAGATATATCTTGACACTTTTTACTCTAATTGCACTGGCTGGAGCTGGTGCATTTTTATATATTTATTCGTTAGTACGATTTGAAGCATATAGCATAATAGACTACAAGCCAAAACTTGCAACGCAAATTTTTGATAGAAACAATGAGCTTATAGCAAATGTTTTTGATGAAAACCGCGTTTATGTCCGATATGACGATATACCAGCACGTATAATAGAAGCACTTGTAGCTATTGAAGATACAAGCTATTTTGAGCATGGCGGAGTAAATTTTGAAGCAATTATGAGGGCTATCATAAAGGATATAAAAGCTGGCAAACTGGTAGAAGGTGCATCTACGCTAACTCAGCAACTCGTTAAAAACCTTGTCCTAACACGCGAGAAAAAATTTACTCGTAAAGCAAAAGAATTTGTCTTAGCCATGAAAATAGAGAGTGAGCTAAGCAAAGAGCAGATCATAGAAAGATACCTAAACCACGTATATTTTGGGCACGGATACTATGGTATCAAAACAGCTGCTGATGGATATTTTAGAAAAGAGTTAAAAGAGCTAAGTATAAAAGAGATCGCTATACTTGTTGGACTTCCAAAAGCCCCAAGCACCTATGACCCTACAAAGCACCTTGACTTATCGCTCGGACGTGCAAATCGTGTTTTAGAGCGTATGTATAGCATTGGTTGGATAAATGAAGATGAATACCGAAAAGGAATCATTGAAGAGCCTGTAGTATTTGATGATACACTCACTAAAAATAGAGCTCCTTATGCTGTAGATGAGATCATAAAACAGGCAAGTCAAAAATTTGATGATATAAAAACAGGTGGCTACCGCATACAAAGCACTATCGATCTAGGCGTGCAGCAAATGGCACGTGAGGCACTCATTTTTGGTTACAATGAAATTTTAAAACGTGATAAAAAAGCAAATATAAATGTCTTAAATGGTGCTATCGTCGTTACTCAACCGCAAACTGGATATGTTTTGGCACTAGTTGGTGGTGTAGATTATACTAAGAGCAATTACAATCGTGCAACACAAAGTCAACGCCAATCGGGCTCAAGCTTTAAACCATTTATCTATCAAATAGCCCTAAATCGTGGCTATTCAGTTATCTCTGAAGTGCCAGATATCGCACGGATATTTGATATGGGAAATGGCAAAGAGTGGGCCCCTAAAAATTATAGTGGTGGTTTTCAAGGATACATAACTCTAAAATCTGCTCTCACACAATCACGCAACCTTGCAACTGTAAATTTATTAAGCGATCTTGGGCTTAGCTCGGTTCATAAAGAGCTTGTTGATATGGGTTTTACTGATATACCTTTAAATTTATCGATCGCACTTGGGAGTGCTGGTATATCCCCACTTGAATTTTCTAAATTTTACTCAATGTTTCCAAACGAAGGCGAGATCGTTGAGCCGACACTTATTAGATATGTAGTGGATAAATTTGGTCGCTCTATAGAATTTGAAAGCGAAAGAAGGCAGGTCATAAAGCCAGAGCAAGCATATCTTATGATTGATCTTCTTCAAAATGTTGTCAATAATGGTACTGGACGCAACGCGAAAATTTCAGGTATACAAATCGCTGGTAAAACTGGCACTACAAATAACAATATAGATGCGTGGTTTTGTGGTTTTTCTCCTGATGTAGAAGCGATAATCTGGTATGGAAATGACGATAACAGCCCTATGAAAAAAGTTGAGGGAGGTGGCAGGACAGCAGCTCCTGTGTTTAAGCGATTTTTGGAAAATTATATGAAACAATACCCAACTTCACGAAAAGCATTTGAACAACCAGATGGTGTATATAAAGGTAATTACAATGGCTCTATCGAACTTTATACTAATGACTCACCACTACCGCAAACAGTACCTAGAAATGAGATAATTCAACAACAAGAAAATGACGGTTTGATGTTTTAAATATCAAACCAAATAGTCTATCATTCATCTCGCAGATCTTTTATTTTTCTATGGTTTGCATTCTAAATGTATATCAAGACAAAAGAATTGATAATAGATATATTAAAAAATTTAAATCTTATGGCAGGTGAAACCACAAGAAAATAATTTAAAAAATTATAAAATTAAATAGCATCTGATTTGAATAAGATGTTTGTAAACTTACAGATAATGAATCCGTTTTATGATATTGAATTTTCAAAAGGAAAACTTCATAATTTTTAGAATTAACAAAAGATAAATATAACTACTCGTGATTTGTTTAAAAATACCACTTATAACATAAGCTAACATTTATTAAACTTTGCAATAATGATAAAACTTACTATGAGAAGCAGCAAGAGCAGGAGAGCATGGTAGAGGCTTTGCAGTTGTTGCTGATGAAGTTAGAAAACTAGCAGAGAGAACTCAAAAATCACTAGGTGAGATAGAGGCTAATACAAATGTCTTAGCTCAATCAATAAATGAGATGAGTGAATCAATAAGAGAACAAAGTGAAGCTATCAATATGATAAATCAAGGTGTAGCACAAGTTGATCACTTGACTAAACAAAATGTAGAGATAGCCAATCAAACAAACAAAATAACATCTGAAGTAGATGAGATGGCTAAGGCT
This window of the Campylobacter anatolicus genome carries:
- a CDS encoding transglycosylase domain-containing protein, which produces MRYILTLFTLIALAGAGAFLYIYSLVRFEAYSIIDYKPKLATQIFDRNNELIANVFDENRVYVRYDDIPARIIEALVAIEDTSYFEHGGVNFEAIMRAIIKDIKAGKLVEGASTLTQQLVKNLVLTREKKFTRKAKEFVLAMKIESELSKEQIIERYLNHVYFGHGYYGIKTAADGYFRKELKELSIKEIAILVGLPKAPSTYDPTKHLDLSLGRANRVLERMYSIGWINEDEYRKGIIEEPVVFDDTLTKNRAPYAVDEIIKQASQKFDDIKTGGYRIQSTIDLGVQQMAREALIFGYNEILKRDKKANINVLNGAIVVTQPQTGYVLALVGGVDYTKSNYNRATQSQRQSGSSFKPFIYQIALNRGYSVISEVPDIARIFDMGNGKEWAPKNYSGGFQGYITLKSALTQSRNLATVNLLSDLGLSSVHKELVDMGFTDIPLNLSIALGSAGISPLEFSKFYSMFPNEGEIVEPTLIRYVVDKFGRSIEFESERRQVIKPEQAYLMIDLLQNVVNNGTGRNAKISGIQIAGKTGTTNNNIDAWFCGFSPDVEAIIWYGNDDNSPMKKVEGGGRTAAPVFKRFLENYMKQYPTSRKAFEQPDGVYKGNYNGSIELYTNDSPLPQTVPRNEIIQQQENDGLMF